One genomic segment of Desmodus rotundus isolate HL8 chromosome 5, HLdesRot8A.1, whole genome shotgun sequence includes these proteins:
- the AUP1 gene encoding lipid droplet-regulating VLDL assembly factor AUP1 isoform X4 yields the protein MEPPPAPGPERLFDSHRLPGDGFLLLALLLYAPVGFCLLVLRLFLGIHVFLVSCALPDSVLRRFVVRTMCAVLGLVARQEDPGLRDHRVRVLISNHVTPFDHNIVNLLTSCSTPLLNSPPSFVCWSRGFMEMDGRGELVESLKRFCASTRLPPTHLLLFPEEEATNGREGLLHFSSWPFSIQDVVQPLTLRVQRPLVSVTVSDASWVSELLWSLFVPFTVYQVRWLRPVHRHLGEGNEEFALRVQQLVAKELGQTGTRLTPADKAEHMKRQRHPRLRPQSDLFFAAQSSFLPSPGPSPDVQLTTLAQRVKEVLPHVPLDVIQRDLAKTGCIDLTITNLLEGAVAFIPEDITEGTQSLPTASPPKAFDACLMMMTSQAL from the exons gctcccaggtgaCGGCTTCCTGCTCCTCGCGCTGCTGCTCTACGCGCCCGTCGGGTTCTGCCTCCTAGTCCTGCGTCTCTTTCTTGGAATCCACGTCTTCCTAGTCAGCTGCGCGCTCCCGGACAGCGTCCTTCGCAG GTTCGTGGTGCGGACCATGTGTGCAGTGCTGGGACTCGTAGCCCGGCAGGAGGACCCCGGACTCCGGGATCACCGCGTCAGGGTCCTCATTTCCAATCACGTGACACCTTTCGACCACAACATAGTCAACCTGCTCACCAGTTGTAGCACC CCTCTACTCAATAGTCCCCCCAGCTTTGTGTGCTGGTCTCGGGGCTTCATGGAGATGGATGGGCGGGGGGAGTTGGTGGAGTCACTCAAGAGATTCTGTGCTTCCACGAGGCTTCCCCCCACCCATCTGCTGCTATTCCCCGAGGAAGAGGCCACCAATGGCCGGGAGGGGCTTCTGCACTTCAG TTCCTGGCCATTTTCTATCCAGGATGTGGTACAGCCTCTTACCCTTCGGGTCCAGAGACCCCTAGTCTCTGTG ACTGTGTCAGATGCCTCCTGGGTCTCAGAACTGCTGTGGTCACTATTCGTCCCTTTCACGGTGTATCAAGTAAG GTGGCTCCGTCCTGTTCATCGccatttgggggaggggaatgaggagTTTGCCCTCCGTGTACAACAG CTCGTGGCCAAAGAATTGGGTCAGACAGGGACACGACTCACTCCAGCAGACAAAGCAGAGCACATGAAACGACAGAGACACCCCAGATTGCGCCCGCAGTCAG ATCTCTTTTTTGCAGCCCAGTcgtctttccttccctcccctggccctTCTCCTGATGTGCAGCTGACAACTCTGGCACAGAGAGTCAAGGAGGTTTTACCCCATGTGCCACTGGATGTCATCCAGAGAGACCTGG ccaAGACTGGATGCATAGACTTGACCATCACCAATCTGCTTGAGGGAGCTGTAGCTTTCATACCTGAAGACATCACCGAGGGGACCCAGTCCCTTCCCACAGCTTCTCCCCCTAAG GCATTCGATGCGTGTTTAATGATGATGACTTCGCAAGCCCTCTGA
- the AUP1 gene encoding lipid droplet-regulating VLDL assembly factor AUP1 isoform X3 produces MEPPPAPGPERLFDSHRLPGDGFLLLALLLYAPVGFCLLVLRLFLGIHVFLVSCALPDSVLRRFVVRTMCAVLGLVARQEDPGLRDHRVRVLISNHVTPFDHNIVNLLTSCSTPLLNSPPSFVCWSRGFMEMDGRGELVESLKRFCASTRLPPTHLLLFPEEEATNGREGLLHFSSWPFSIQDVVQPLTLRVQRPLVSVTVSDASWVSELLWSLFVPFTVYQVRWLRPVHRHLGEGNEEFALRVQQLVAKELGQTGTRLTPADKAEHMKRQRHPRLRPQSDLFFAAQSSFLPSPGPSPDVQLTTLAQRVKEVLPHVPLDVIQRDLAKTGCIDLTITNLLEGAVAFIPEDITEGTQSLPTASPPKTLAQCLSRKVGIRCVFNDDDFASPLTL; encoded by the exons gctcccaggtgaCGGCTTCCTGCTCCTCGCGCTGCTGCTCTACGCGCCCGTCGGGTTCTGCCTCCTAGTCCTGCGTCTCTTTCTTGGAATCCACGTCTTCCTAGTCAGCTGCGCGCTCCCGGACAGCGTCCTTCGCAG GTTCGTGGTGCGGACCATGTGTGCAGTGCTGGGACTCGTAGCCCGGCAGGAGGACCCCGGACTCCGGGATCACCGCGTCAGGGTCCTCATTTCCAATCACGTGACACCTTTCGACCACAACATAGTCAACCTGCTCACCAGTTGTAGCACC CCTCTACTCAATAGTCCCCCCAGCTTTGTGTGCTGGTCTCGGGGCTTCATGGAGATGGATGGGCGGGGGGAGTTGGTGGAGTCACTCAAGAGATTCTGTGCTTCCACGAGGCTTCCCCCCACCCATCTGCTGCTATTCCCCGAGGAAGAGGCCACCAATGGCCGGGAGGGGCTTCTGCACTTCAG TTCCTGGCCATTTTCTATCCAGGATGTGGTACAGCCTCTTACCCTTCGGGTCCAGAGACCCCTAGTCTCTGTG ACTGTGTCAGATGCCTCCTGGGTCTCAGAACTGCTGTGGTCACTATTCGTCCCTTTCACGGTGTATCAAGTAAG GTGGCTCCGTCCTGTTCATCGccatttgggggaggggaatgaggagTTTGCCCTCCGTGTACAACAG CTCGTGGCCAAAGAATTGGGTCAGACAGGGACACGACTCACTCCAGCAGACAAAGCAGAGCACATGAAACGACAGAGACACCCCAGATTGCGCCCGCAGTCAG ATCTCTTTTTTGCAGCCCAGTcgtctttccttccctcccctggccctTCTCCTGATGTGCAGCTGACAACTCTGGCACAGAGAGTCAAGGAGGTTTTACCCCATGTGCCACTGGATGTCATCCAGAGAGACCTGG ccaAGACTGGATGCATAGACTTGACCATCACCAATCTGCTTGAGGGAGCTGTAGCTTTCATACCTGAAGACATCACCGAGGGGACCCAGTCCCTTCCCACAGCTTCTCCCCCTAAG ACCCTAGCACAGTGCCTCTCTCGCAAAGTAGGCATTCGATGCGTGTTTAATGATGATGACTTCGCAAGCCCTCTGACATTGTGA
- the AUP1 gene encoding lipid droplet-regulating VLDL assembly factor AUP1 isoform X1, translated as MEPPPAPGPERLFDSHRLPGDGFLLLALLLYAPVGFCLLVLRLFLGIHVFLVSCALPDSVLRRFVVRTMCAVLGLVARQEDPGLRDHRVRVLISNHVTPFDHNIVNLLTSCSTPLLNSPPSFVCWSRGFMEMDGRGELVESLKRFCASTRLPPTHLLLFPEEEATNGREGLLHFSSWPFSIQDVVQPLTLRVQRPLVSVTVSDASWVSELLWSLFVPFTVYQVRWLRPVHRHLGEGNEEFALRVQQLVAKELGQTGTRLTPADKAEHMKRQRHPRLRPQSDLFFAAQSSFLPSPGPSPDVQLTTLAQRVKEVLPHVPLDVIQRDLAKTGCIDLTITNLLEGAVAFIPEDITEGTQSLPTASPPKFPSSGPMPQPTAITFAKSSWARQESLQERKQALYEYARRRFTERRAQEGD; from the exons gctcccaggtgaCGGCTTCCTGCTCCTCGCGCTGCTGCTCTACGCGCCCGTCGGGTTCTGCCTCCTAGTCCTGCGTCTCTTTCTTGGAATCCACGTCTTCCTAGTCAGCTGCGCGCTCCCGGACAGCGTCCTTCGCAG GTTCGTGGTGCGGACCATGTGTGCAGTGCTGGGACTCGTAGCCCGGCAGGAGGACCCCGGACTCCGGGATCACCGCGTCAGGGTCCTCATTTCCAATCACGTGACACCTTTCGACCACAACATAGTCAACCTGCTCACCAGTTGTAGCACC CCTCTACTCAATAGTCCCCCCAGCTTTGTGTGCTGGTCTCGGGGCTTCATGGAGATGGATGGGCGGGGGGAGTTGGTGGAGTCACTCAAGAGATTCTGTGCTTCCACGAGGCTTCCCCCCACCCATCTGCTGCTATTCCCCGAGGAAGAGGCCACCAATGGCCGGGAGGGGCTTCTGCACTTCAG TTCCTGGCCATTTTCTATCCAGGATGTGGTACAGCCTCTTACCCTTCGGGTCCAGAGACCCCTAGTCTCTGTG ACTGTGTCAGATGCCTCCTGGGTCTCAGAACTGCTGTGGTCACTATTCGTCCCTTTCACGGTGTATCAAGTAAG GTGGCTCCGTCCTGTTCATCGccatttgggggaggggaatgaggagTTTGCCCTCCGTGTACAACAG CTCGTGGCCAAAGAATTGGGTCAGACAGGGACACGACTCACTCCAGCAGACAAAGCAGAGCACATGAAACGACAGAGACACCCCAGATTGCGCCCGCAGTCAG ATCTCTTTTTTGCAGCCCAGTcgtctttccttccctcccctggccctTCTCCTGATGTGCAGCTGACAACTCTGGCACAGAGAGTCAAGGAGGTTTTACCCCATGTGCCACTGGATGTCATCCAGAGAGACCTGG ccaAGACTGGATGCATAGACTTGACCATCACCAATCTGCTTGAGGGAGCTGTAGCTTTCATACCTGAAGACATCACCGAGGGGACCCAGTCCCTTCCCACAGCTTCTCCCCCTAAG TTCCCCAGCTCTGGCCCGATGCCTCAGCCCACAGCCATAACGTTTGCCAAGTCCTCCTGGGCCCGGCAGGAAAGCCTGCAGGAGCGCAAGCAGGCACTGTATGAATACGCGAGAAG GAGATTCACAGAGAGACGGGCCCAGGAGGGTGACTGA
- the AUP1 gene encoding lipid droplet-regulating VLDL assembly factor AUP1 isoform X2, which translates to MEPPPAPGPERLFDSHRLPGDGFLLLALLLYAPVGFCLLVLRLFLGIHVFLVSCALPDSVLRRFVVRTMCAVLGLVARQEDPGLRDHRVRVLISNHVTPFDHNIVNLLTSCSTPLLNSPPSFVCWSRGFMEMDGRGELVESLKRFCASTRLPPTHLLLFPEEEATNGREGLLHFSSWPFSIQDVVQPLTLRVQRPLVSVTVSDASWVSELLWSLFVPFTVYQVRWLRPVHRHLGEGNEEFALRVQQLVAKELGQTGTRLTPADKAEHMKRQRHPRLRPQSAQSSFLPSPGPSPDVQLTTLAQRVKEVLPHVPLDVIQRDLAKTGCIDLTITNLLEGAVAFIPEDITEGTQSLPTASPPKFPSSGPMPQPTAITFAKSSWARQESLQERKQALYEYARRRFTERRAQEGD; encoded by the exons gctcccaggtgaCGGCTTCCTGCTCCTCGCGCTGCTGCTCTACGCGCCCGTCGGGTTCTGCCTCCTAGTCCTGCGTCTCTTTCTTGGAATCCACGTCTTCCTAGTCAGCTGCGCGCTCCCGGACAGCGTCCTTCGCAG GTTCGTGGTGCGGACCATGTGTGCAGTGCTGGGACTCGTAGCCCGGCAGGAGGACCCCGGACTCCGGGATCACCGCGTCAGGGTCCTCATTTCCAATCACGTGACACCTTTCGACCACAACATAGTCAACCTGCTCACCAGTTGTAGCACC CCTCTACTCAATAGTCCCCCCAGCTTTGTGTGCTGGTCTCGGGGCTTCATGGAGATGGATGGGCGGGGGGAGTTGGTGGAGTCACTCAAGAGATTCTGTGCTTCCACGAGGCTTCCCCCCACCCATCTGCTGCTATTCCCCGAGGAAGAGGCCACCAATGGCCGGGAGGGGCTTCTGCACTTCAG TTCCTGGCCATTTTCTATCCAGGATGTGGTACAGCCTCTTACCCTTCGGGTCCAGAGACCCCTAGTCTCTGTG ACTGTGTCAGATGCCTCCTGGGTCTCAGAACTGCTGTGGTCACTATTCGTCCCTTTCACGGTGTATCAAGTAAG GTGGCTCCGTCCTGTTCATCGccatttgggggaggggaatgaggagTTTGCCCTCCGTGTACAACAG CTCGTGGCCAAAGAATTGGGTCAGACAGGGACACGACTCACTCCAGCAGACAAAGCAGAGCACATGAAACGACAGAGACACCCCAGATTGCGCCCGCAGTCAG CCCAGTcgtctttccttccctcccctggccctTCTCCTGATGTGCAGCTGACAACTCTGGCACAGAGAGTCAAGGAGGTTTTACCCCATGTGCCACTGGATGTCATCCAGAGAGACCTGG ccaAGACTGGATGCATAGACTTGACCATCACCAATCTGCTTGAGGGAGCTGTAGCTTTCATACCTGAAGACATCACCGAGGGGACCCAGTCCCTTCCCACAGCTTCTCCCCCTAAG TTCCCCAGCTCTGGCCCGATGCCTCAGCCCACAGCCATAACGTTTGCCAAGTCCTCCTGGGCCCGGCAGGAAAGCCTGCAGGAGCGCAAGCAGGCACTGTATGAATACGCGAGAAG GAGATTCACAGAGAGACGGGCCCAGGAGGGTGACTGA